In a genomic window of Paramicrobacterium chengjingii:
- a CDS encoding amidohydrolase family protein — protein MYTHIDNIRIFDGETMLPQRSLTLANGIISAIGESAPHGAEIVDGAGATALPGLIDSHVHTSPEALRLALRFGVTTEIEMQGYWTEAQRTHVAADSTSADVRSALLALMAEDGHPNEFVDEDAKKEWSDGSAWRMPSVTTAEDAVRHVDAMIDAGADYIKIMIEEGSVMGHPGLPMIDPEALRAGVKRAHQRARKVIAHTLTYDATMQAIAIGVDGLAHLFIDRPIDARMIDAIQESELFITPCLVVSRSLLGADGSELAADPRVVRKLPPVWRETLEGSFGTYPDGDFETVLGNVRELHTAGVPILAGSDAGRPVRSHGGVAHGASVHHEMQLLTQAGLTATESLRCATGAPADAFGLKDRGRIAAGLRADFLLVDGDPTRRIDESLSIHSVWRNGHVLDARLVRTF, from the coding sequence ATGTACACACACATTGACAACATCCGCATTTTCGATGGAGAGACCATGCTTCCCCAGCGAAGCCTCACTCTCGCAAACGGCATCATCAGCGCGATTGGCGAGAGCGCTCCGCATGGCGCCGAGATTGTCGACGGCGCAGGCGCGACCGCGCTGCCCGGCCTCATCGACAGTCATGTCCACACATCGCCAGAGGCGCTGCGCCTCGCTCTGCGCTTCGGTGTGACGACCGAGATAGAGATGCAGGGGTATTGGACCGAGGCGCAGCGCACACACGTGGCCGCGGACTCCACGAGTGCCGATGTTCGCTCCGCGCTGCTGGCGCTGATGGCCGAAGACGGGCATCCGAACGAGTTCGTCGATGAGGATGCGAAGAAGGAGTGGAGTGACGGCTCGGCCTGGCGGATGCCATCGGTGACCACCGCTGAGGATGCCGTGCGACACGTTGACGCCATGATCGACGCCGGCGCCGACTACATCAAGATCATGATCGAAGAGGGCTCGGTAATGGGGCATCCTGGTTTGCCGATGATCGACCCGGAAGCGCTGCGCGCCGGCGTGAAACGAGCACACCAACGTGCACGCAAGGTGATCGCCCACACCCTCACCTATGACGCCACGATGCAGGCGATCGCGATCGGCGTGGACGGACTCGCGCACCTGTTCATCGACCGCCCAATCGATGCTCGCATGATTGACGCCATCCAAGAGTCAGAGCTCTTCATCACGCCGTGTCTGGTCGTCTCCCGATCCTTGCTGGGTGCCGACGGCTCTGAGCTGGCCGCCGACCCACGTGTCGTGCGAAAGCTGCCACCTGTCTGGCGCGAGACGCTAGAGGGAAGCTTCGGCACCTACCCGGACGGCGATTTCGAGACGGTGCTAGGCAATGTGCGTGAGCTGCACACTGCCGGTGTCCCGATTCTGGCCGGCTCGGATGCTGGCCGCCCTGTGCGAAGCCACGGCGGAGTCGCCCACGGCGCAAGCGTGCACCATGAAATGCAGCTGCTCACTCAGGCAGGGCTGACAGCGACCGAGAGTCTGCGCTGTGCGACTGGAGCACCGGCAGACGCCTTCGGGCTGAAGGACCGTGGCCGGATCGCAGCGGGGCTGCGTGCGGACTTTCTGCTTGTCGACGGCGACCCCACCCGCAGGATCGACGAGAGTCTCAGCATCCACTCCGTTTGGCGCAACGGCCACGTGCTCGACGCGAGACTCGTCCGAACAT
- a CDS encoding DUF2332 domain-containing protein, which yields MRPLDVDNRMDVSARFADFAHREAYGNSERYDTWCRAIAADHDLCARIAALPSHKQQPNLVLAATRYLGVVEVPPAEFLGWLRSNWDDICREVLARSTQTNEPGRTAAILPLLAQIEGPIALIEVGASAGLCLYPDRYSHVYDDKVRLDPAAGPSTVVTRCTTTGDVPIPTVLPQIVSRSGVDLNPLDVADLDHMRWLHALIWPGQIERDERLDAAAAIARADPPMLVRGDLNERIEGLVDAVPDGVTAVVQHTAVLAYLDMAGRDRFFGQMSRLNARWISFEGRGVFPQIDRTIPERTQHQENRFVLALDGRARAFATAHGQRLHWL from the coding sequence GTGCGCCCCCTCGATGTTGATAATCGCATGGACGTGTCCGCCCGATTTGCCGACTTCGCTCACCGCGAGGCCTACGGAAACTCCGAGCGCTATGACACGTGGTGCCGGGCGATTGCCGCCGACCACGACCTCTGTGCGCGGATCGCAGCACTGCCCTCACATAAGCAGCAGCCCAACCTCGTGCTCGCTGCGACGCGGTATCTCGGGGTTGTCGAAGTGCCGCCGGCGGAGTTTTTGGGGTGGCTTCGGAGTAATTGGGACGACATTTGCCGCGAGGTTCTCGCCCGGTCGACGCAGACGAACGAACCGGGGCGCACGGCGGCGATCCTGCCGCTGCTCGCGCAGATCGAAGGGCCGATCGCTCTCATCGAGGTGGGAGCATCCGCCGGCCTCTGCCTGTATCCCGATCGCTACAGTCACGTGTACGACGATAAGGTGCGCCTCGATCCGGCGGCCGGGCCGTCGACTGTCGTCACCCGCTGCACGACAACGGGAGATGTTCCGATTCCGACAGTGCTTCCTCAGATCGTGTCGCGGTCGGGTGTCGACCTGAACCCGCTCGACGTCGCCGACCTCGATCACATGCGCTGGCTGCATGCGCTCATCTGGCCGGGGCAGATCGAGAGGGATGAGCGATTGGATGCCGCGGCGGCGATCGCCCGCGCAGACCCGCCGATGCTCGTGCGCGGCGACCTCAACGAGCGGATTGAAGGTCTTGTCGATGCTGTGCCCGACGGCGTGACAGCTGTTGTGCAGCACACAGCGGTGCTCGCGTACCTCGACATGGCCGGGCGCGACCGCTTCTTTGGGCAGATGTCGCGCCTGAATGCACGGTGGATCTCGTTCGAGGGGCGTGGCGTGTTTCCGCAGATCGACAGGACGATTCCCGAGCGCACGCAACATCAGGAGAACCGGTTCGTGCTCGCCCTCGACGGGCGGGCACGAGCGTTCGCGACGGCGCACGGGCAGCGGCTTCACTGGTTGTGA
- a CDS encoding TetR/AcrR family transcriptional regulator, whose amino-acid sequence MASEAPTRSRRERPSKPALSRQWIIQATVDIVRREGLDKATMRRVAQELDTGPASLYVYIANTAELHAAVLDELLGTLEVSTGGDWAARTHRLLADYRTLLFSYQGLARSALIIRPSGTNATILYDNLLGLLLEGGMESSRASWAVDLLLLYVIANAAEHASPERIGTELAKRSDSERERITHSILDADPAVTPHVSRHAEQILAGTPAQRWDWAINALLAGFAATPVPPT is encoded by the coding sequence ATGGCATCCGAAGCACCGACCCGTAGTCGCCGTGAGCGTCCATCCAAGCCGGCCCTTTCACGGCAGTGGATCATTCAGGCGACCGTCGACATCGTGCGACGAGAGGGACTGGACAAGGCGACGATGCGCCGTGTGGCGCAGGAGCTCGACACCGGACCCGCGTCACTGTACGTGTACATTGCCAATACTGCGGAGTTGCACGCCGCGGTGCTCGACGAGCTGCTCGGCACGCTTGAGGTCTCAACAGGCGGAGACTGGGCTGCGCGGACGCACCGGCTTCTCGCCGACTATCGCACGCTGTTGTTCTCATATCAGGGGCTCGCGCGGTCGGCCCTGATCATCCGCCCATCCGGGACGAACGCGACTATCCTCTACGACAACCTCTTAGGCCTGCTGCTCGAGGGCGGGATGGAATCCTCCCGCGCGTCCTGGGCGGTGGATCTTCTGCTTCTCTACGTCATCGCGAACGCGGCGGAGCACGCCTCACCGGAGCGTATCGGCACTGAACTGGCGAAGCGTTCCGACAGTGAGCGCGAACGCATCACCCATTCCATCCTCGATGCTGATCCCGCCGTGACCCCTCATGTCTCGCGCCACGCGGAGCAGATACTCGCGGGAACGCCAGCGCAGCGCTGGGATTGGGCGATCAACGCTCTGTTGGCAGGGTTCGCGGCGACGCCCGTACCGCCCACCTGA
- a CDS encoding pentapeptide repeat-containing protein, translating into MTIHAPRFQPPSLRDLRESDLSDLLPGDLRDGESFHGASLADRDLADLTFSECSFTDLALGGLVCRGVRFTECTIVSADGATISAPSSTLRDVEVSHSRVGSFEGHDSRWNSVRFTGCKLGYINLRGSRIADVVFEDCQIDELDLGAATAKRVSFHGCRVGTLEVQGAALKDVDLRGLDLARIVGIDGLSGAVIDDGQLLQLAPLLAAQLGIEVV; encoded by the coding sequence GTGACCATTCATGCACCCCGCTTTCAGCCTCCGTCTCTGCGCGATTTGCGGGAGTCAGACCTGAGTGATCTGCTGCCCGGCGACCTTCGCGACGGCGAGAGTTTTCATGGCGCATCGCTAGCCGATCGAGACCTCGCCGATCTCACCTTCTCTGAATGCTCGTTCACCGATCTCGCCCTCGGTGGACTCGTGTGCCGTGGTGTTCGGTTTACCGAATGCACGATCGTCTCGGCTGATGGCGCCACGATTTCTGCACCGTCGTCAACACTGCGCGACGTCGAAGTGAGCCACTCACGCGTCGGGTCGTTCGAGGGGCACGACAGCCGTTGGAACAGCGTGCGGTTCACCGGGTGCAAGCTCGGATACATCAACCTTCGCGGCAGCAGAATCGCCGACGTTGTGTTCGAGGACTGCCAGATCGACGAACTCGATCTGGGCGCAGCAACGGCCAAACGGGTGAGCTTTCACGGGTGCCGCGTCGGCACACTCGAGGTGCAGGGGGCCGCGCTCAAAGACGTGGATCTGCGTGGACTCGATCTTGCGCGCATCGTTGGCATCGACGGACTTTCTGGCGCGGTCATCGACGATGGTCAGCTTCTGCAGCTCGCGCCCTTGCTTGCGGCGCAGCTGGGAATCGAGGTGGTGTGA
- a CDS encoding beta-N-acetylhexosaminidase, with amino-acid sequence MSSSVLLPAPRSVVESEGSFTITKGTRIVTDRPELGDYLASVLQPATGYELTVSSGAASEGDIVLEINPNIDGVEAGHAAEAYRVTVDRRTIVIDAPADAGVFAGIQTLRQLLPPELESRTPAHIDWEVSAVTIVDAPRFAYRGVMLDISRHFFGVDTIMRLIDQIAAFKLNHLHLHLSDDQGWRIEIPGWPELTRAGAASQVGGGDGGFLTTADYEQIVHYAASRFITVVPEIDLPGHTNAALVAYPELAPSGVTATPYHGTEVGFSTVDTGSEKVFEFIDDVVGHLASITPGPYLHIGGDESLSTQPDDYRRFIARVTRITAAHGKLPIGWHEVGSCDDLADGTIGQYWGYVTPESESADQARSIVRQGGQLVLSPANAVYLDIMPEANFRIGLDWTGSSTPLAAVPDWDPATILPGVDENVILGIEAPLWTETIETATDIDTLVFPRVLAVADLAWTDAVSDVVPRVHALLPRLDAAGIQYGPA; translated from the coding sequence GTGTCGTCATCTGTGCTACTGCCCGCGCCTCGTTCCGTCGTCGAGAGCGAGGGTTCATTCACAATCACGAAGGGCACGCGCATCGTCACCGACCGTCCTGAGCTGGGTGACTATCTCGCGAGCGTGCTGCAGCCGGCGACCGGGTACGAGCTCACTGTGTCATCGGGCGCGGCATCAGAAGGCGACATCGTGCTTGAGATCAATCCGAACATCGACGGAGTCGAAGCGGGGCATGCGGCCGAGGCGTACCGCGTTACTGTCGACCGCCGCACGATCGTCATCGATGCACCGGCCGACGCCGGCGTCTTCGCTGGAATTCAGACGCTCCGGCAGCTCCTCCCCCCAGAGCTTGAATCCCGCACACCGGCGCATATCGATTGGGAGGTGTCAGCCGTCACGATTGTCGATGCACCACGATTCGCCTATCGCGGCGTGATGCTCGACATCTCCCGGCACTTCTTCGGCGTCGACACGATCATGCGATTGATCGACCAGATTGCCGCGTTCAAGCTCAATCATCTGCACCTGCACCTCAGCGACGACCAAGGCTGGCGTATCGAGATTCCGGGGTGGCCAGAGCTCACACGCGCTGGTGCAGCTTCGCAAGTGGGCGGCGGCGACGGCGGCTTTCTCACGACCGCTGACTATGAGCAGATCGTGCATTACGCGGCATCCCGGTTCATCACCGTCGTGCCAGAGATCGATCTGCCCGGGCACACAAATGCCGCACTCGTCGCCTACCCGGAGCTGGCTCCGTCTGGGGTGACTGCCACGCCCTACCACGGCACCGAAGTGGGATTTTCCACCGTCGACACCGGATCAGAGAAAGTCTTTGAGTTCATCGACGATGTTGTCGGCCACCTCGCCTCCATCACGCCGGGGCCGTATCTACACATTGGCGGAGACGAGTCACTTTCGACGCAGCCAGACGACTACCGCCGGTTCATCGCGCGCGTGACGCGCATTACGGCGGCTCACGGAAAGCTGCCGATCGGCTGGCACGAGGTCGGTTCATGCGACGACCTCGCCGATGGCACGATCGGCCAGTACTGGGGGTACGTCACGCCCGAAAGCGAATCCGCCGATCAGGCGCGCTCGATCGTTCGGCAGGGCGGGCAGCTCGTCCTCTCCCCCGCCAATGCCGTGTACCTCGACATCATGCCCGAGGCGAACTTCAGAATCGGACTTGACTGGACGGGGAGTTCAACGCCCCTCGCCGCTGTCCCCGATTGGGACCCAGCGACGATCCTTCCCGGAGTCGACGAGAACGTCATCCTCGGAATCGAAGCACCGCTGTGGACGGAGACGATCGAAACGGCAACTGATATCGACACCCTGGTCTTCCCGCGCGTTCTCGCCGTCGCCGATCTAGCGTGGACGGATGCCGTCAGCGACGTCGTGCCCCGGGTGCACGCCCTCCTGCCGCGCCTCGATGCTGCGGGCATCCAGTACGGCCCTGCATAA
- a CDS encoding MDR family MFS transporter — translation MTTSSPSPVVMTPLRVRMTLLGVMFGLLLSMLDNFIVGTAAPSIVRDLGDASLLSWVVTAYALTTAVTTPIWGKLGDLFGRKRVFQISVAAFIVGSILAALAPSMILLILARAVQGIGAGGLAVGAFAVIGDLVPPRDRGKYQGMVAIIVATGTIGGPLVGGFLTDAFGWRSAFLINLPLGALTMAWVAWTLRIPRVQRKAQIDWLGAALLGIAVSALIFLTSWAGETFEWLSWQTGAFVVVFTAALVAFVWWERRAAEPLLPLAIFRERSFTMASILAFTSGIVVFASVLYLPIFQQTVQGASASSSGLLLLPMMIPVVIVSQIAGRVMTRTGRYKVFPVIGSIALTVGGVLLATMTASTPIALTAAFMIPMGIGSGLTQQMTTTIAQNSVQQKDMGAASGAVTLLRTIGGSLGIAVFGSIYTSYTIDAAPAALTEGSAQGIATIFGITAAISALGVVAACAITEIPLRRGPAADAAGPESSRVTA, via the coding sequence ATGACCACTTCTTCGCCTTCCCCAGTCGTGATGACGCCTCTCCGCGTCCGGATGACGCTCCTGGGCGTGATGTTCGGGCTGCTGCTGTCCATGCTCGACAACTTCATCGTCGGCACGGCGGCTCCCTCAATCGTTCGCGATCTCGGCGACGCCTCGCTGCTGTCGTGGGTCGTAACCGCCTATGCGCTAACGACAGCGGTGACCACCCCAATCTGGGGAAAGCTCGGCGATTTGTTTGGTCGCAAGCGCGTCTTCCAGATCTCCGTTGCTGCTTTTATCGTCGGCTCCATCCTCGCCGCACTGGCCCCAAGCATGATCCTGCTCATTCTCGCCCGCGCTGTTCAGGGCATCGGCGCCGGAGGACTCGCCGTCGGCGCGTTCGCTGTCATCGGCGACCTCGTGCCGCCTCGTGATCGCGGAAAGTATCAGGGCATGGTGGCGATTATCGTGGCAACGGGCACGATCGGCGGCCCTCTGGTGGGAGGTTTCCTCACCGATGCATTCGGCTGGCGCTCGGCATTCCTGATCAACCTTCCCCTGGGAGCGCTCACCATGGCGTGGGTCGCGTGGACGCTGCGGATACCGCGTGTGCAACGCAAAGCGCAGATCGACTGGCTCGGCGCCGCCCTGCTGGGAATCGCCGTCAGCGCGCTGATCTTCCTCACCTCGTGGGCAGGCGAAACGTTCGAGTGGCTCTCCTGGCAGACGGGCGCTTTCGTGGTCGTGTTCACAGCCGCTTTGGTCGCATTCGTGTGGTGGGAGCGACGTGCGGCAGAGCCGCTATTGCCACTCGCAATCTTTCGAGAGCGCAGTTTCACGATGGCGTCCATCCTCGCGTTCACGAGCGGAATCGTCGTCTTTGCCAGCGTGCTGTACCTGCCGATCTTCCAGCAGACCGTGCAGGGTGCCTCGGCAAGCTCTTCTGGCCTGCTACTGCTACCGATGATGATCCCCGTCGTGATCGTGTCGCAGATCGCCGGTCGTGTGATGACCCGAACTGGGCGGTACAAGGTGTTCCCGGTAATCGGCTCGATCGCCTTGACCGTCGGTGGCGTACTCCTTGCCACGATGACGGCCAGCACGCCAATTGCTCTGACGGCAGCCTTCATGATCCCGATGGGCATCGGCTCGGGCCTCACTCAGCAGATGACGACAACGATCGCGCAGAACAGCGTGCAGCAGAAGGACATGGGAGCGGCCTCGGGCGCGGTCACGCTGTTGCGAACGATCGGCGGATCGCTCGGTATCGCGGTGTTCGGGTCGATCTACACCTCGTACACGATCGATGCCGCTCCCGCGGCGCTCACCGAAGGCAGTGCGCAGGGGATTGCCACGATCTTCGGAATCACCGCCGCGATCTCCGCACTGGGTGTCGTGGCCGCATGCGCAATCACAGAAATCCCGCTACGACGAGGCCCCGCCGCTGACGCAGCCGGGCCTGAATCGTCCCGAGTCACAGCCTGA